The Streptomyces sp. NBC_01255 genome window below encodes:
- a CDS encoding ABC transporter permease — translation MPRFLLRRLRGSLLVLLGVSAITFVIARVIPSNPALTYVGAKATPEEVERVTHALGLDQPLPVQYLSYLRNVLTGDWGTSIATKQPVLGELGDRLPATLELVGAAMAVALVLGVTLGCIAAVRPGRLIDQAVRLLSIAGVSVPAFWLGLLLQLLVFGRLGLLPPTGRIDSDLEFTAPIHSITGLNTVDALLTGNGAALASASAHLILPALTLAAYPLGVVARMTRTSMLEALQQDHIRVGRAYGVPERTLVWRVALRNALPPTVTVLGLTAAYALTGAFFVEVVFDWPGLGQYASSGLLSLDYPAVMGVTLIGAVAYVLVNLAVDLVHARLDPRVRPA, via the coding sequence ATGCCGCGCTTCCTACTGCGCCGACTGCGAGGCTCCCTGCTCGTCCTGCTCGGGGTCAGCGCGATCACCTTCGTCATAGCCCGGGTGATCCCCTCCAACCCCGCCCTCACCTACGTCGGCGCCAAGGCGACGCCCGAGGAAGTAGAACGGGTGACACACGCCCTCGGCCTCGACCAGCCTCTGCCGGTGCAGTACCTGTCGTATCTGCGCAATGTGCTGACAGGGGACTGGGGCACCTCCATCGCCACCAAGCAGCCGGTCCTCGGCGAGCTCGGCGACCGGCTGCCCGCCACCCTCGAACTAGTCGGCGCCGCCATGGCGGTCGCGCTGGTGCTGGGCGTCACGCTCGGCTGCATAGCCGCGGTGCGGCCCGGCAGGCTGATCGACCAGGCGGTGCGGCTGCTGTCCATCGCGGGCGTATCGGTGCCCGCCTTCTGGCTCGGGCTGCTGCTCCAGCTGCTGGTCTTCGGCCGCCTGGGACTGCTGCCGCCCACCGGACGCATCGACAGCGATCTGGAGTTCACCGCGCCGATCCACTCGATCACCGGACTGAACACGGTGGACGCGCTGCTCACCGGCAACGGGGCGGCGCTGGCCAGCGCCTCGGCGCACCTGATCCTGCCGGCCCTCACACTGGCCGCCTACCCGCTCGGCGTCGTGGCCCGCATGACCCGCACCAGCATGCTGGAGGCGCTCCAGCAAGACCACATCCGCGTCGGCCGCGCCTACGGCGTCCCCGAACGCACCCTCGTCTGGCGCGTCGCCCTGCGCAACGCCCTCCCACCCACCGTCACGGTGCTCGGCCTGACCGCCGCCTACGCCCTGACCGGCGCCTTCTTCGTCGAAGTGGTCTTCGACTGGCCGGGCCTCGGCCAGTACGCCTCCTCCGGCCTGCTGAGCCTGGACTACCCGGCGGTCATGGGCGTCACCCTCATCGGCGCCGTCGCCTACGTCCTCGTCAACCTCGCGGTGGACCTCGTCCACGCGCGCCTCGACCCGCGAGTGAGGCCGGCATGA
- a CDS encoding ABC transporter substrate-binding protein: MATSRRTPAAAALVACGLLASACSGSGSGTDSGTGQILNVATTAEVTTWNPVKSFSTEVYYLSNVYEPLLWMNPPGSKERFRPALAERWASSADARTWTFHLRKGVTFHDGEPMNAAAVKASLEASAKDGGAAFIWSTLDTIETPDEHTVVLKLKSAAPVDMIASSMYGAWIVSPKALARGEDYFAKGVDAGTGPYRVSEYQAKKRVVLKAYDKYWGGWKGERYRTVVARITAEPTAQEQMLQSGQVDYAAALPLENVARLKKDKRYTVTECPTFQSHTAFFNTTKGPLKNVKVRQALAQAIPYDDIVKVGAEGFGARARGAVPAGAFPYDEQLPQTPYDLEAARRLLTEAGYEGGKGLKLTLSYAAENAQQAKYAPLIKDSFAKVGVSVELQPILFNQQWEKAKADPAKAQDIFLLMYWPTYSDAGSDNLVSLFRSSDKPFFNLSYWKDATYDKLVDEAGAHTATDQDKAAALYGQAQRRLLEQAPGAFLYDMRTPVVMNSEVKGFACNPNYSFSIPFHQLHRGAS, encoded by the coding sequence ATGGCCACGTCCCGAAGAACACCCGCCGCCGCCGCTCTGGTGGCCTGCGGTCTGCTCGCGTCCGCATGCAGCGGTAGCGGCAGCGGCACCGACAGCGGCACCGGGCAGATCCTCAATGTGGCGACCACCGCCGAGGTGACGACCTGGAATCCGGTGAAGTCCTTCTCCACCGAGGTCTACTACCTCAGCAACGTCTACGAGCCGCTGCTGTGGATGAACCCGCCCGGCTCGAAGGAGCGCTTCCGCCCCGCCCTCGCCGAGCGCTGGGCGTCCTCCGCCGACGCCAGGACGTGGACCTTCCATCTGCGCAAGGGGGTCACCTTCCACGACGGCGAGCCGATGAACGCCGCGGCGGTCAAGGCGTCCCTGGAAGCCTCCGCCAAGGACGGCGGCGCAGCCTTCATCTGGTCGACACTGGACACCATCGAGACACCGGACGAGCACACGGTCGTGCTCAAGCTGAAGAGCGCCGCCCCGGTCGACATGATCGCCTCGTCCATGTACGGGGCATGGATCGTCAGCCCCAAGGCCCTGGCCAGGGGCGAGGACTACTTCGCCAAGGGCGTTGACGCAGGCACCGGCCCGTACCGGGTCTCGGAGTACCAGGCCAAGAAGAGGGTCGTACTGAAGGCGTACGACAAGTACTGGGGCGGCTGGAAGGGCGAGCGCTACCGCACGGTCGTCGCCAGGATCACCGCCGAGCCGACCGCGCAGGAGCAGATGCTCCAGTCCGGCCAGGTCGACTACGCCGCCGCGCTGCCACTGGAGAACGTCGCCCGGTTGAAGAAGGACAAGCGCTACACCGTCACCGAGTGTCCCACCTTCCAGAGCCACACGGCCTTCTTCAACACCACCAAGGGCCCGCTGAAGAACGTGAAGGTACGCCAGGCGCTGGCGCAGGCGATCCCGTACGACGACATCGTCAAGGTGGGCGCCGAAGGCTTCGGCGCCCGGGCTCGCGGTGCCGTACCGGCCGGCGCCTTCCCCTACGACGAGCAGCTGCCGCAGACGCCGTACGACCTGGAGGCCGCCCGTCGGCTGCTCACAGAGGCCGGATACGAGGGCGGCAAGGGCCTGAAGCTGACCCTCAGCTACGCGGCGGAGAACGCACAGCAGGCCAAGTACGCCCCGCTGATCAAGGACTCCTTCGCCAAGGTGGGCGTGTCGGTCGAGCTGCAGCCGATCCTGTTCAACCAGCAGTGGGAGAAGGCCAAGGCGGACCCGGCCAAGGCGCAGGACATCTTCCTGCTGATGTACTGGCCGACCTATTCCGACGCCGGCTCGGACAACCTGGTCTCGCTCTTCCGCAGCAGCGACAAGCCCTTCTTCAACCTCAGCTACTGGAAGGACGCCACGTACGACAAGCTCGTCGACGAGGCCGGCGCCCACACCGCCACCGACCAGGACAAGGCCGCCGCTCTGTACGGCCAGGCGCAGCGGCGGCTGCTGGAGCAGGCCCCCGGCGCGTTCCTCTACGACATGCGCACCCCCGTCGTGATGAACAGCGAGGTCAAGGGCTTCGCCTGCAACCCGAACTACTCCTTCTCCATCCCCTTCCACCAGCTGCACCGCGGAGCCAGCTGA
- a CDS encoding LysR family transcriptional regulator, whose translation MELRVLRYFLAVVESGSVTRAAAEVHIAQPSLSRQLRGLEASLGVTLFDRTGNRMELTAAGRRFLPLARDLVTRADTALAAASSLASGRAMRLTVAAPATTITDVIAPFLATWGPEDPLVTVQAENPVRAYQALTRGADVAISSAPPRHRYAGLPVARLPLWAYVPPTHPWAGRDRITIQELTGEPLIVLTLAHGTRRILDQAVQDAGSSLDIVLECDTPQVAQAMTASGHGIAVVSDDPRFGLHPLLILDRHGEPLQIRLHAAWDAGHYALRTIESFATGLARFCVEQYGPQAAGS comes from the coding sequence GTGGAGCTGAGGGTGCTGCGCTACTTCCTGGCGGTCGTCGAGAGCGGCTCGGTGACCAGGGCGGCAGCCGAAGTCCATATCGCCCAGCCCTCGCTCTCCCGCCAACTGCGTGGACTTGAGGCGTCCCTGGGAGTGACACTGTTCGACCGCACGGGCAATCGGATGGAACTCACGGCGGCCGGCCGCCGATTCCTGCCCCTCGCCCGGGACCTGGTGACCCGCGCCGACACCGCCCTCGCCGCGGCCAGCTCGCTGGCGTCCGGGCGGGCGATGCGGCTCACCGTGGCGGCCCCCGCCACCACCATCACCGATGTGATCGCCCCGTTCCTGGCCACCTGGGGTCCAGAGGATCCCCTGGTCACGGTGCAGGCGGAGAACCCGGTACGCGCCTACCAGGCCCTCACCCGGGGCGCCGACGTGGCGATCTCCTCAGCCCCGCCGCGCCACCGCTACGCCGGGCTGCCCGTAGCCCGTCTGCCGCTGTGGGCCTACGTGCCGCCCACACACCCCTGGGCAGGCCGGGACCGGATCACCATCCAGGAGCTGACCGGTGAGCCGCTGATCGTCCTCACCCTCGCGCACGGCACCCGCCGCATCCTGGACCAGGCGGTACAGGACGCGGGCAGCTCCCTCGACATCGTCCTGGAGTGCGACACCCCGCAGGTCGCCCAGGCGATGACCGCCTCCGGTCACGGCATCGCCGTCGTCTCCGACGACCCCCGCTTCGGCCTGCACCCCCTGCTGATCCTCGACCGGCACGGGGAGCCCCTGCAGATCCGGCTGCACGCGGCCTGGGACGCCGGCCACTACGCGCTCCGCACCATCGAGTCCTTCGCCACCGGCCTGGCACGCTTCTGCGTCGAGCAGTACGGGCCGCAGGCAGCGGGGAGCTGA
- a CDS encoding serine hydrolase domain-containing protein, which yields MTSSPPTRRPRGMRCLATATALLTVLLAGVFTIPSPALAESAAPVPGDPLTGNGAVPRAVLTAAQLSSATPTDTVVDSAFALPAEAAPPAHTFEGTLTLNGTATAGGYRKLKDPNGYSRTEATKHLPPFSATLVQNGSHLIPTVRGLRYTGNASWNLAVGAGRAWQEDGDGGRTRAALPFALVERNANCVHNGVLSFLFDASSISQVRYQITAETCAYHQFDMWGQVAATYQPGTVPDGEAARAAYAAEVAGRLPTKPIAQLATDHPGAGVDTSKFGAGITPTALSTYGFYYDGVNYVGGCQTRRGQYPFCGQMLLPSYSTAKSAFAGTALLRLAQRYGTGVADQRLTDLIPETAGKSAWSNVTVDHALDMTTGNYTSARYETDEAGSTMTAFFLAEPYATKMDKALSFSRKATPGSKWVYHSSDTFLAARAMNNYLQNKAGSGADLFHMLRDEVLTPIGISPDARVSSRTDNSAVGVPFGGYGMFWTKDDVAKFAKFLNNDAGAVAGTQVLHPGLLADSMQQNPSERGATTTGSTPMRYQNGFWGREFTAADNPAYTQPFHVPFMSGYGGITIAMMPNGSTYYYFSDNNEFSWIAAVSESNKLAPMASLQSPS from the coding sequence ATGACCTCCAGTCCGCCCACCCGCCGCCCACGCGGTATGCGATGTCTTGCAACAGCCACGGCACTGCTCACCGTGCTGCTCGCCGGCGTGTTCACCATTCCATCCCCCGCGCTCGCCGAAAGCGCGGCCCCCGTGCCGGGCGACCCCCTCACCGGCAATGGCGCCGTGCCCCGCGCGGTCCTCACCGCGGCTCAGCTCTCCAGCGCCACCCCCACCGACACCGTCGTAGACAGCGCCTTCGCTCTGCCCGCCGAGGCGGCCCCGCCCGCACACACCTTCGAGGGCACTCTGACCCTCAACGGCACCGCCACGGCCGGCGGCTACCGCAAGCTGAAGGACCCCAACGGCTACTCCCGCACCGAGGCCACCAAGCACCTCCCCCCGTTCAGCGCCACCCTCGTGCAGAACGGCAGCCACCTCATCCCCACCGTGCGCGGGCTGCGCTACACCGGGAACGCCTCCTGGAACCTCGCCGTGGGGGCCGGCCGGGCCTGGCAGGAAGACGGCGACGGCGGCCGCACGCGCGCCGCGCTGCCCTTCGCACTGGTCGAACGGAACGCCAACTGCGTGCACAACGGGGTGCTCTCCTTCCTCTTCGACGCATCCTCCATCTCCCAGGTCCGCTACCAGATCACCGCGGAAACCTGCGCCTACCACCAGTTCGACATGTGGGGCCAGGTGGCCGCCACCTACCAGCCGGGCACCGTTCCCGACGGCGAAGCCGCACGCGCCGCCTACGCGGCCGAGGTCGCAGGCCGGCTGCCCACCAAACCCATCGCGCAGCTCGCCACCGACCACCCCGGCGCCGGCGTGGACACCTCGAAGTTCGGCGCGGGTATCACCCCCACCGCGCTCAGCACCTACGGCTTCTACTACGACGGCGTGAACTACGTCGGCGGCTGCCAGACCAGGCGGGGCCAGTACCCGTTCTGCGGGCAGATGCTGCTGCCCTCCTACTCCACCGCCAAGTCCGCCTTCGCCGGCACCGCCCTGCTCCGGCTCGCCCAGCGCTACGGCACCGGTGTCGCGGACCAGCGCCTGACCGACCTGATACCGGAAACCGCCGGGAAGAGCGCCTGGTCGAATGTCACCGTCGACCACGCCCTGGACATGACCACCGGCAACTACACCTCGGCGCGCTACGAGACCGACGAGGCGGGCAGCACCATGACCGCCTTCTTCCTCGCCGAGCCCTACGCCACCAAGATGGACAAGGCGCTGTCCTTCTCACGCAAGGCCACCCCGGGCAGCAAGTGGGTCTACCACTCCTCCGACACCTTCCTGGCGGCCCGCGCCATGAACAACTACCTCCAGAACAAGGCAGGTTCCGGCGCGGACCTGTTCCACATGCTCCGCGACGAGGTCCTCACCCCGATCGGCATCAGCCCGGACGCCCGCGTCTCCTCCCGTACGGACAACAGCGCGGTCGGCGTCCCCTTCGGCGGGTACGGGATGTTCTGGACCAAGGATGATGTCGCCAAGTTCGCCAAGTTCCTGAACAACGATGCCGGCGCGGTGGCCGGCACCCAGGTGCTGCACCCGGGCCTGCTGGCCGACTCCATGCAGCAGAACCCGTCAGAACGCGGCGCCACCACGACCGGCAGCACACCGATGCGCTACCAGAACGGTTTCTGGGGCCGGGAGTTCACGGCCGCAGACAACCCCGCCTACACCCAGCCGTTCCACGTACCGTTCATGTCCGGATACGGAGGCATCACCATCGCGATGATGCCCAACGGCTCCACGTACTACTACTTCAGCGACAACAACGAATTCTCCTGGATCGCGGCAGTATCCGAGTCCAACAAGCTCGCCCCCATGGCCTCACTGCAGAGTCCTTCCTGA
- a CDS encoding nuclear transport factor 2 family protein, with protein sequence MQEETARSAIDTFISAFNASDDSYVTALLSQALTSDVVFWGPLGRSEGIEAVERFVLDIRRHPAGTGTMVRCSAVDMPDEWARYQWVFTTPDGGPRLAGTDVVHLRRSLIDQVIVFAGEIEPSAS encoded by the coding sequence ATGCAGGAAGAGACCGCGCGGTCCGCGATCGACACGTTCATCTCCGCGTTCAACGCCTCGGACGACAGCTATGTGACTGCGTTGCTCTCCCAGGCCCTCACCTCGGACGTGGTCTTCTGGGGACCGTTGGGCCGCAGTGAGGGGATCGAGGCGGTCGAGCGGTTCGTGCTGGACATCCGGCGCCACCCCGCGGGGACCGGCACGATGGTGCGCTGTTCGGCGGTGGACATGCCGGACGAGTGGGCCCGGTACCAGTGGGTCTTCACGACGCCGGATGGAGGCCCCCGCCTGGCGGGAACGGACGTCGTCCATCTGCGGCGGAGCCTCATCGACCAGGTCATCGTCTTCGCGGGGGAGATCGAGCCGTCCGCCTCCTGA
- a CDS encoding class I SAM-dependent methyltransferase has product MAALWSVRQAQAADFIQSVHASHSEQVLHSRRATVLSWLGWCRERGYDGPAVPAWTKRLAVPNSETPARSRMTIDDVLELGAGHGRDPLFFAHKGFTVQATDFSPAGLEQLRNVARSQGVEERMTTAVHDVREPLALPGDSMDAVFAHMLLCMALSTAEIRALVGEVHRVPRPDGAFVYTVRQAGDDFYEHGGFAVHFFGRDLVDAVADGWTLEEIHDFEEGDLPRRLCRVTRTLPL; this is encoded by the coding sequence GTGGCTGCCCTCTGGTCTGTCAGGCAGGCCCAGGCGGCCGACTTCATTCAGTCCGTCCACGCGTCGCATAGCGAGCAGGTACTGCACTCCCGGCGCGCGACGGTTCTGTCCTGGCTCGGCTGGTGCCGAGAGCGCGGCTACGACGGTCCCGCAGTCCCGGCCTGGACCAAGCGGCTGGCGGTGCCGAACTCCGAGACCCCGGCCCGCTCGCGCATGACGATCGACGACGTGCTGGAGCTGGGAGCCGGGCACGGCCGCGACCCGCTGTTCTTCGCCCACAAAGGCTTCACCGTCCAGGCAACCGACTTCAGCCCCGCCGGGCTGGAGCAGCTGCGTAACGTCGCCCGCTCCCAGGGCGTCGAGGAGCGGATGACCACCGCGGTGCACGACGTGCGCGAGCCGCTGGCGCTGCCTGGCGACTCGATGGACGCGGTCTTCGCGCACATGCTGCTGTGCATGGCGCTGTCGACGGCGGAGATCCGCGCCCTGGTCGGCGAGGTCCACCGTGTCCCGCGGCCCGACGGGGCGTTCGTCTACACCGTGCGGCAGGCCGGCGACGACTTCTACGAGCACGGCGGCTTCGCCGTCCATTTCTTCGGCCGCGACCTGGTCGACGCCGTCGCCGACGGCTGGACCCTCGAAGAGATCCACGACTTCGAGGAAGGCGACCTGCCCCGCCGCCTGTGTCGCGTCACCCGGACCTTGCCCCTTTGA